The region CAAATAAACCCAGCAAAAAGAGCACAGCGTActagaaaataaacacagaagcaCAAGTCAGAGAAGCTTGGAAAAGTTCACAAAGCCTCAGTTAATTAACTGGCCTTTGGGACCATGATAAATCACTAAAGCATCCAACTGGCCTTTCATCTTTTAACTGTAATCCATTTAACAGTTTCCAAAACTCATGAAACGCAAAGTACCAGATCTTACCTTAAATTTAGGATAGTCATTCATGAGGATCGTCACAATCCCAATATAAGGAACaaatctaaacaaacaaacacacaagagATTGAGCATCACAGAACTTTCTAAGTAGCTATTATCATTTATGGAACATTCTCAGTTCTATCTTCCATTGAATACTGATTTTCGGCTGACAAAGTCCACTTGTATATACTGTTCTATTAGACTCTTTCAACAGCCCATGTGATAGGGAAGTTAGCGAtatcaccattttatagatgaggaaacagttgCTCATGCCCAAGGTACATGGTAGAACCAGTATCAGATCTGAGGTTTCTGACCCCTAGTTGGTGGCCCTAATGTCACATGCTAATTCAGTGTCAGGGGCTGGGCTTGTTGTTATCACCTTGGGAAAGCTGTCAGTCTAGCTGGGGAGACCAGGCAAACACAGCCAGAGCTTTACAAGGCACTTCATGTTAAGTGTCCCCAAAGTGAGTGTAACAGCTCTATTACAGTACTTAAGATTTTACCACTCTCTCCTTTTACAACCATGTGTAATCTGGCTTGGGCTCTCTTAATCCTGAAACTTCTTTTGGAGTAGTCTAAACcccaggtagctcagttggtaaacaatttgcctgcaatgcgggagacctgggttcaatccctgggttgggaagatcccctggagaagggaaagaatacgactactcactccagtattctggcctggagaattccatggactgtatagtccatggggtcgcaaagatagtccatggggtcgcaaagagtaggacatgactgaagcaactttcactttcactgtctgcAGAAGACTCGTCTCAGTGCCTGTCTTCCTTTTCATCTCTGCAGCATTTGACTTTTGATGACCAGAAATCTGCCCATGAAACCTTTCTCCTTGGGTTCCGTTAACACACCAGTCTCTTCCTCCACCTCCACCTACCTCTTGGCTGCAAcacctgttttttaatttttcactagtTCTTGCTTTCCTGTCATCCCTAAAGTTTATGCCCTCAAACTAGGTAAAAACCACGTATTAAATAATCTCATAGCACCTCATATATTTTCTCAGAAATCTTCATCAGAAGTTTAATTACAGAATTAGCTGCCTAACTAGCTGGAGAGTATCTGTCTTCCCTACTAGACGCTAAGCTCTCCAGGGGCAAAAACAGTGCCAATTTGCTCCCCACTGTATCTTCAAAGCCAAACACGATATACACGGCACACAGCAGGCTTCCAGCAAAGACTGCCAGACTGAAGGTTGGGATGTCTTGGCCTCGTCTTTTCTCTTTACCTGGGGAATCTCATCTCCTCCCAGGACTTCAATTCTCCCCTCAAAACAAAAGACTCTTCAACATAAAAATTCAGGGGAGAGAGATGTGGGAGGAAACAGCTATTAGAAATGtacaactttctttttcttcctctgctcctGTTGGATTCCAGAGTGGACTGGGGATACCATCCTAGAGCTTGTCCTAGAGAAGGGAGGCTGATCTTTGCCTACTTCAAAGTATCTCAGATATTTTTATTCAGGGCACTCACAAGTGTTGCACACATCAAAGGTGCACAAACAGAAATGACCTCCTATATAACACCTCCACCATCAAAGGCTCAGGCAGTCTTGAGAAATACAAGTTTTGTCTGGGGTGCATTTTACTTCCTTTTGAGAACTCCTCTTACTTCCTGCTTCCTGTCCCCAACCCCATCCTACCCTTCTCCCTTCTGGCAGTACCATCCAGACccatctctcctcctcccccaaactcccattcCTGTAAGCTGATGTTTCTCAAAACCTACACCTCTGTTGTGACAAACACTTGGACAGCTTGTTATGATGCTCTATCTTCCCAGGTTTACTGAGTCAGTGTACCTCCAGAAGGTCAGGCCCAAATCACACTTCTGCACATTTAAGTACAAGAAGCACAGCTTTAGCCagtgagatgtatggaacagGTGTGTAGTGACAGTAACTTCCTCTTTGAGGGCCCATGCTTTAGTTTCGACCCCTGGAACCTCTAAGAACTGAACAGTCACTACAGAATTGACTTGCTAAAGCTCTAGCAGGGTAGATAAaggttttctatatttttaatacacattttttctttttaatgcaacAACTCTATTTCTTTTGTCTCATTTATAACATTTCATATAAGCAACAGTTTCTAgtctttcagaagaaaaatgatcTAATTTAAGAATATAAAGGCAAATGCCTTTCAGTAAAATGAAGATTAAGTCATAAAAGCATCTATGACTTCCATGAAAACAATTATCAGGCTGCTAATTCTGGCCTGATGAGCAATCAGCAGCCATTCTCATGGGTAGAGACTTTCACTGTCACCTCCATACAATGATATCTATGCTCAAAGAACCAATGATTACACAGTCTGCTTATAGGTTATCggtggaaatatttttttcccccaaaggtgGTTTTACCTTGCTTATCATAAGTGAAATAGAAGCAACCTGATCTTTAAAAgtaacagaagcaaaatataaGGTTGCCAGAATATGACAGGTAGTCCAAAGTCAAATGAAAATTTCGTTATCTGTACCACTGATTCCCTCCATGGACAGACAAGAGCTGCTATCATCAGTTGTCTTAAATTCAAATCATTTGCACTTTTTTCCTACTGAACTCAGATAAACTCTGCTGAAGCAGAGTTGATAATAAGTGGAcgtttaaaataagtttaaaaaaaatggcacTCACAAAGCCAACTTCAACACCACCAGTGTAGCAAGTTAACATCTAGAAGGCAAAGTATGGGTAAATACATATTCCCCGGAGGTCTCGGTATCCAAGGTGCTGCTATGAAAGGAGcctcagaaggaaaaagaagaaccatGCGCTGATGTTTTGGGTGAAAATAATCAGTCAAATGTCAAGAAAGGTCTATGCCTGGGAAGTCTGGACCCTAGTAGCTGACTTAAGAAGGATCACTGTTTCCATCATCCCGGAATGATCTGTTTCAAGTTAAGTAAAAAGTACTTTGAAAGCCTCCTCTATAAACCTGATTTCAGTCAACAGAGAGCTCACTTACTCtgttccttcctttatttttattctctttatcattgtcaatattttcctatttcctgATCTTCTGCCaggctttctccttttctgttgctttctaCCCTTCTGAAACTAACAGCTTCGCTTGTGTTTTTCAACTACCTGAAGTTAGAAAGAATCACCCCCATTCTTAGTAGGTCCAGTATTAGTTTCACtttctaaaattgttttattacatgctataacatgaatgaaccttgaaaacgttatgctaggtgaaagaagccagacataaaagaccacatatttaaaaacaaacaaatatatattgtaaGATTCTGTTTATACAgcatgtccagaacaggcaatccatagagacagaaagtagatgagtggttgccaggggctgcaaggaaaaggggacaaggAGTGACTGCAAATGAATACCCAGTTTTCTTTTTGGGGTgtggaaatgttctggaattaaatagtggtgatggttttaCAACTTTCTGAATATAATAAGACCCACTgtactgtacactttaaaatgataaattttatatcccaatatatgtgaattatagctcaataaaaaatgttttaaacttgtttttatttAGTGCCTTAGGCTTCAGTGTGCAGctgtttgaggaaaaaaaaaaccagttccAAGGTTGGGTACAGTCTGACTCTGAAATGTAGTTTAGTGTTTTATAAACACAATTTCCACAAAAGGAGGCGATGTGCCCCATTATGTGTCAGGGTTAAGTGGTGACAGGATCAACAGAAAGTGAATTTGTACACTTGAGGCTGTGCTCCTGCTGCTCACATCCCCGGTGCTTACACTTCAGGGAAGGTTACTTAATTCAGAGAGTTCCAGactgtaacatttttttaattataacatttttttaattaaaagcaagaaaaagtTCTATAACTTTCAATGTCAGGATTTTAGATATGACACTGTATACAGTTacggattaaaaaaagaaaaattcttcagAATGACAAGCTACTTGAgaaaaagaaagcctggtttctCCACCTTTTCATGGGATGATGCATTTTTTCACCCCAAACGGGGCCAGAGTGAACAGACAGAGCAGCATGAAACACCTGAGAATCAAGATCTAGATAAAGGGACACTCTGTCATACCGGTGGGAGTATAAATAAAACTGTAGAGTAAAACAGCCAAAAGCCTTAAAATACGCTCATGTTTCACCAGGTTACTCCACTTCTAAAAATTTACTGTGAAAAAGGcactgggcaaaaaaaaaaaaaaaggcactgggCAGAGCCACTGAGACATGTAAGAGGGATATTCCTCATTAACATCGCtcacaatttaaaaacagaaaagaatcgaAGGCATCAAACAAATAGGAGGTTGGCTACATAAAAATGTGGTCTTTCCACACAGTGGAGTAGCATACAACTTTGATGATATGGAAATAAGTCTTTTGATCTGTAGATACTAGTAATATTGGGGGATAAAAAAGAGGTTATAAGCAGCGTGACCATTCTTTCCCCATACACAAAATATGTTTATGTCTGTATACACACTTACATATTAAGATCTGAATTTTTATACATAAAGATTAAAAGAACATGAACCAAAAAAATATTTAGGGAgggagtgaaaaggagagaagggactTTGCTTTTTGATGTCTGTTATTTCCTCGTGTTTCTATAAGAATCTGTACATTTCCaattaaaggaaaagcaaaaagacTCAAAGAAGTTGATATTACCAGCACCTTGGGAACAGAGGGAAGTGGGGACTATGCCTTCTCTGAAGCCCTGATGTATCTAATTTGAATTACAGAAGTATGTTTGCCTCCATCCTAGGAAATCAAGTTCCCTTGAACTTGAGGTGTACACAAAATCCAGCTCTGCTGACGACAAAACATATTGGTGCGTTTTCTGACCCATTGTCTTTAGCCCCAAACTGAACATCTCTTACACTGTTACTTTTACTTAACaacttgaaattatttctttacgGGAACACGGTTCATCAGTTCCACCATTGGCTCATGGGACCACTGAACCCACGGCGTCTGTTCTAGGTTAGAAGGAGCAGATGTCCTGACAGTGGAGGAGAGTACCACAGGCATCTAAAGAGTGAGAACAAGTGCTGCCCATCTCAAGTGTTAACCAGTAATTTGTGGGTGATGGTTAAAACAGTGGGTTCTGGAGTCAGCCAGCCACCTTTAGTATCAGTGTGATCTTAGATAGGCAACCTCACacgtctgtttcctcatctgtagaatggaaatATTAGGGTTGTTCTGAGGTTAAAATGAGGTAATTCGTGTCAAGAAAGCACTTAGGATGAgtctctggcacatagtaagccctAGTAAATGTGAGTTATTGTTAATACTATTAATAACATGAAAGTAGTAATAATCCCATACTTCCTCATACCAATAACTTACAATTCCTGTCCTCCACTCATCTGTTCTCCtgataaaatctgaaataaacaggcttaatataactttaaaatttcatttgaccTCAGTAATTTCACAACTAGAAATAAAACAGTATGGAATACATTATCGTGATGAAATTAATCTAGATGAACACTTTGAGTTGCTGACTCAGTGAATACTTACGAAACGTGAGTTTTAAGAAGGAGGATTAATATCACTCTGGATCCCTACAGCCTAGCACAGAATAGACATCAGAGTACACGGGAGGTGCACAAAAACATTTCACAAATGaattaaacaaatgaattttttaaactgtcaCTCTAATTCATCCTCACCACtaatattctgttctttttcagcaGTCCACATTCTCCCCCCTGGAGCAGTAGAAGTTACAGATGTGTTTTAAGAAGCGTACGTTTTCAAAAGACACAAGATGATTTGACCAAAACACGACCAAACCATTATATTCAATTGTGTATGACTAGCCAATACAAACGAGATAGCCAATGTGTCATAAATCTCCCCTCTATACTTACCCCCTTGCTCTTCCCACGACATCTTTTTTCTCTAACCAATGTTGTCCTTGTTTATAGAGGCCTCGGTCATCAACCGCATTATTATCTCCTTTGGTTAAAAACTTGATATGTCCATTTTGCCTTAAAAGAGTAAGGGAAACCCAAGTCATCAAATACCTTCATGCCATCCGAAAGTACGAAATTTGCTCATGATAACTGAAAATTCCTATGGAACTGTGGTATTTTATCTTCATTCCCaatatcaaaataattatttagccAAAAGATGTTCACAGCTGTGTTGTTTATAAcaggaaaaaactgaaaacaagctAAAAGGCTAACAGGAGTTGAAATCCATACAAGCATTAAGGATAATGATATAGAAGAACATTTAATGACATTAGAAGAGCATACAaattttattaagtgaaaaaatactaaaaaatagcatgcacaaaataattttttatatttttatttttataataaacacaAACCACCAACTTTCTGGAAATAccaacagcaaaggaaaacattaaaCTATCCTACAGGATATAATCTGCAAAATGAAGACAACGGGAAACTGCAGAATGACCCAGTTTCTTTACAAATcgcaagaaacaaagaaagttggagaaggaatttacagattaaataaaagacataaagCTGTATTAACCACATGCAACTGAGGACGTCCTTTAAATCTGGATTCAAACAAATTGCTGAAAAAAGTTAAGACACAATTAGAAATGTGAACAAAGATTGGAAACTTAATAATTCAAAGaaacatttgttcatttttttaggtGTAAGCATGCTAATTatctggaatcaagcttgccgggagaaatatcaataacctcagatacacagatgacactatccttatggcagaaagtgaagaagaactaaagagcctcttgatggaaatgaaagaggacagtgaaaaagttggcttaaaactcaacattcagaaaaactaggatcatggcatcaagtcccatacttcatggcaaatagatgggaaaacaatggcaacagtgggagactttatttctACGGGCTCCAAAAtctactgcagatggtgactgcagctatgaaattaaaagacacttgctccttggaagaaaagctatgaccaacctacacagcagagacattactttgccaacaaaggtccatctagtcaaggctatagtttttccagtagtcatgtatggatgtgagagttggactacaaagaaagctgagcactgaagaattgatgcttttgaactgtagtgttggagaagactcctgagagtcccctggtctgcaaggagatccaaccagcccatcctaaaggaaattagtcttaactattaattggaaggactaatgctaaagctgaaactccaatactttggccacctgatgcagaaaaccaactcactgaaaaagaccctgatgctgagaaagactgaaggcaggagaaggggatgacagaggatgagatgtttggatggcatcactgacacaatgcacatgagtttgagtaggctccaggagttggtgatggacagggaagcctggtgtgctgcagtccatggggtcgcaaagagtcggacatgactgagcaacaaaactgACTGAACTGCTGCTACTTATAGCTTATTGGAACTAGGTGATTGGTACATGGAAGTTCATTATACTGTTTTGTCTACTTTTGTGAATGCTAGAAATtctcatattaaaagaaaaattgaaaaaaaaaaaaaatactaagcagGGTCTAAAATGATAGACCAAGGTGTGAACAGCAGCTATCTATGGGGTTTTAAGTTTTTTCTCCAACAAACGTATATTACTTTTACAAGCCAGGGTCTATATAAACATCACCTTACTTGATTAGACAATTATTAGTTTAATAATACTAaagaaccaggcttccctggtggctcagatggtaaagaatccgcctgcaacgcgggagacctgggttcgatttcttggttgcgaagatcccttggaggagggcatggcaatccactctagcatccttgcctggaggatccccaaggacagaggagcctggcaggctgaagtccatggggtcgcaaagagtcggacatgactgagcaactaagcacatacacatacaaatgaaataaattaaataataataataatgatactaAAGAACCAGGTGGCTTCTAGTACTcttaaaattaattgaaatttaCAGTTGACAAAGACTATCTTAAAACTAACTCAAGTGAGTTTGAGTTAACAGTTTgactagaaagaagaaaaacagcttCAGCTCCTACAGACTAATACCTTCTTAGATTCTAAGGCAGAAACTGGCTCACTAGACACTAAATCATCAGCAGATAGAACTAAATTGGAGGTGTTGCAGACACTAAAAACATTCAAGTGCAAACAGTATCATTAAAAATGAGATTCCAAttagaaaaaatgcaaatatatacagagaaaaaaaccCTGTAGCTGACAACTCAGTAAGTGAAAGAATGTTTGAAAAATCCTGGAGGGTAAAAGAAAACAGGTGtgtagggggtggggagagtgagTTGCAAGAGTCCATCATGAAAATGCAGAGTAAGGACTAAGTCACCCCCATGGCAAATTCTTCTAAACTCTTTATCACACGCCAGTATTCAATATCATCAAATTATAATACTACCTACAGGCTGAACTTACTAAATACATATTAGAGTAGGctataaaataagataaagtatAAGTAGGGAAAATGTATTAAGAATTGCTTACAGGCTAATACAAAGAGCTATCCAAGAGAATTCAGTCAACTGATAACATTTAATAGCTACCTTTCAccaggtttcccttgtggctcagaggttaaagcgtctgtctctaatgcgggagacccaggttcgatccctgggttgggaagattcagcgacttcactttcaccttttaaattaaaaaaccaacttcactctctcctctttcctaATGCATCCATTTTGGAAGAAAATGGAAGACAAGAAACAggtgagggaaagagaaggatTTAAGGAAGATGTTTTTTGCTGTTTGCCACAGTACATATTGCcacagctttcattccaatccccaaaaaaggcaaggccaaagaatgttcaaactactgcacaattgcactcatctcacacgctagcaaagtaatgctcaaaattctccaagccaggcttcagcagcatgtgaaccatgaacttccagatgttcaagatggatttagaaaagtcataggaagcaaagatcaaattgccaacatccactggatcatcgaaaaagcaagagagttgagaaaaacatctacttctgctttatcaactacaccaaaacctttgactgtgtgggtgacaaattgtggaaaattctgaaagagatgggaataccagaccacctaacctgccttctgagaaatctgtatgcaggtcaagaagcaacagttagaactagacatggaacaacagactggttccaaattgggaaagaagtatgttaagactgtatattgtcaccttgcttatttaacttatatgcagagtacatcatgtgaaatgctgggctggatgaagcacaagctggaatcaagattgctaggagaaatagcaataacctcagatacacagatgataccacccttatggcagaaagtgaagaactaaagagcctcttaatgaaagtgaaagaggaagtgaaaaagttgccttaaaactcaacattcagaaaactaagatcatggcatcccatcccatcacttcatggcaaacagatgggaaacagtggaaacaatgagagactttattttggggggcttcagaatcactgcagatggtgactgcagccatgaaatgaaaagacgcttgctccttggaagtaaagctatgaccaacctatacagcatattaaaaagcagaaacattactttgccaacaaaggtctgactagtcaaagcgatggttttcctagtagtcatgtatggatgtgagagttggactacaaagaaagctgagtgctaaagaatgatgtttttgaactatagtgttgaagaagactcttgagagtgccctggactgcaaggagatccaaccagccaatcctaaaggaaatcagtcctgaatattcattggaaggactgatgctgaagctgaaactccaatactttggccacctgatgcaaagaactgactcattagaaaagaccctgatgcgggaaagattgaaggcaggaagagaaggggtcgacagagatgtttggatggcatcactgactcgatggacatgagtctgagcaaactctaggagttggcgacagacagggaagcatggcgtactgcagtccattgggtcacagagtcagacacgactgagagactgaattgaattgaaatgaCAGTACATACAACCTTACCTGCATgcacatctctgtttttttttttaattctcaactTTAGTTCTGAAACATAATTTCCACAATGTTTAACGCAGCCTTTATAGATTCTATGATAATCCCTAATCTTCCTATGACTTTTGTATTTCTAAGCTCTTTGTTTCCTCAGGATTTTGTCTTCAGTTGCTTAATCAAGAAGGGTTTCCACATGCTTTATGCccttagttcttttttaaaaaattgtatttctgtttaattggaggataaccgCTTTATaacactgtgttggtttctgccatatatcaacacgaatcagccataggtatacgtatgccccctccctcttgaacctcccacgcaagataacttttttaaaataaaaaactccaTTTCAAAGGATCACATATAAAAATGTACAACTTCTGCTCTATCCAAAGCAGGGTCTGATTTTCTCTGATAAATCTGGGGGAAAGTTGGTCCTGATATGTTCACAAAAGGCAGTGCTGAgaacaaaaaacacaaatacactTTGAGAATTTGGAAAACACTACCTGTACTGAATAAACCTTcatgattcttaaaaaaaaaaaaaaaaaaaacaactaagttATTCCTTCCAAGTCACTAATagaatgccatttaaaaattataatcttgggacttccctggtggtccaggggctaagactccgtgttcgcaatgcagggggtctgggttccatccctgctcagggaactagatcctacatgctacaactaaagcccagtgtagccaaataaataaaatattttcaaaaagttataATCTCTCAATATACTGAGGTATAGAAAGAGAAGAATAGTCAGATCTTTATTTCATCAATGAAGAAAAAACTCTTCTAAGCTAGAATGTTTACAATGATCTTCAAAAAGCAACAGGGGATGGTTCCCTCTATTGTAAGTGGAGAATATAAACTACTTGAGAGGGTTTAAGAATGAGGCAGAATTTATTTAGGGCTTCCTCATACTCAAGAACCTACATCAATCACTCCCACTGCTTTACCTCCCTCTAATATGTTCTCCAGGAACtcccttttcctccctttctttccttccttcccttctaaCTAGGAATGTTATAGATTTGGAAGGGACGGGGTGAGAATATGTAGTTGCACAGGGAGCACAGGCTAAGAACCCAGAGCTCATCTTCCTGAACTTCTTTCTAtcacagacagggaaactgagaccTGAGACGTGACAGCTTTTGCTCATTGTTAtacccctcctccacctccagtGAATTCTAAAGGTCTTACATATGTTCTTTTCAATTCTAAAATCCAAGTCTATATTtacaagaataaataatttcagatttcaaaagttttctttggaattttgaaaaagttgataaatttattcttaaaatgtctGTGAGATTGCCTTAAAGGTTTACTTTTGAAAGATTAAGGCTACCTCACCCATTATATAAGAAGATCCTTGTTTGGGATCAATCTTTATGTGATGTTTTTTTCTGGGATGATATACAGGGTCACTGATCTGGTTGGGAAGTAGAAAAGATCCAAGAAAAACCTCCAGAAAAGCCCTCAGGGAAATAGATGAATTAGTAAGtatttagttttccaaatgtcacCAAAAGAAGTTCATAAAAATGGACTGGAAGAAGGACCTAGGAGTTCCCCACCCTTTCTTAAATCTTTGGGCTATCAAAATGATATACtgcaaaaactaaaacataaacatattttaaaatagagaagatATAGTTTGCACATACTTTTCATGAATCTTCAAGACTCGGTGAACTATAGGAATCTCTCTTCCTTCTATCCTAAAAACAACAATTTCTCCCACTCGTATGGGATCTTCAACTCGATTTGTTAGAAAGAGAAGATCTCCTCTATGAAATGCAGGTTCCATGCTGCCactgggagggaaaaaagaatataacaacAAAAGAATGTCTgagattaaatttattttcaaagttagATATTCAACAAAAGTTATCACCTTTGTAATATACTTAATACCTTAACAAATGTATCAACATACATGTGTACTG is a window of Bos indicus isolate NIAB-ARS_2022 breed Sahiwal x Tharparkar chromosome 21, NIAB-ARS_B.indTharparkar_mat_pri_1.0, whole genome shotgun sequence DNA encoding:
- the SEC11A gene encoding signal peptidase complex catalytic subunit SEC11A, yielding MLSLDFLDDVRRMNKRQLYYQVLNFGMIVSSALMIWKGLMVITGSESPIVVVLSGSMEPAFHRGDLLFLTNRVEDPIRVGEIVVFRIEGREIPIVHRVLKIHEKQNGHIKFLTKGDNNAVDDRGLYKQGQHWLEKKDVVGRARGFVPYIGIVTILMNDYPKFKYAVLFLLGLFVLVHRE